A region of the Candidatus Zixiibacteriota bacterium genome:
GGTTCCATTCGCAACACGCAGCAGATCACCAAGGCGATGAAAATGGTCTCGGCTGCCAAGCTGCGCCGCGCGCAGGAGGCGGCCGTGGCCGCGCGCCCTTACGCCGAGAAGATGGCCGAGTTGCTGCGCAACGTGGCGGCGCGATTGCCGGCCGAGGCGCATCCGCTTTTGCGGGCACGCGAGGAGGCCCGGATCGACCTCGTGCTTTTCACGTCGGACCGGGGCTTGTGCGGCGGCTACAACGCCAATTTGATCCGCGCGGCAGAGGCGTTTGCGCGGCGCGAAGGAGCGGGCAAGGAGATCCGGCTGGTCGCGGTCGGACGCAAGGGGGCCGATTACTTTCGCCGGCGCGGCGCGCAATTCGCCGATCGCTACCTGAACGTCCTGGCGACGCCGGCGGAAGCGCTGGCGGCGGAAATCGCATCGAAGCTGATCGGGCGCTTTATTTCGGGAGAGACCGACGCCGTGTACCTGCTCTACGCTCGCTTCCGCTCGGCGCTATCCCAGATCCCGACGCTGGAAAAGCTGCTGCCGATGGCGGTCGGCGGCGCCGCCCAGCCGGACCAGCTGACCGAGTATCTCTACGAGCCGGGGCTCGAGGCCCTGCTCGCGAGCCTGCTTCCGAGGGTCACTGCAATCGCAATCCAGCGCGCGCTGCTGGAGGCGACCGCGAGCGAGCACGGTGCGCGCATGACGGCCATGGATTCGGCGACCACCAACGCTTCCAAGATGATGGCTGCCCTGACCCTGCAGATGAACCGGGCGCGCCAGGCTTCCATCACGCGGGAGCTGATGGAGATCGTCGGCACAGCGGAGGCTTTGAAGTGAAGAAGGGAACGGAGGAACCGGTGTCATGAACACGGGGAAGATAACCCAGGTCCTGGGGGCGGTGATCGACGTGGAGTTCTCCGACGGCGCGATCCCGCCGATCTACAACGCGCTCAGGGTGACCAACCCCGCGATCGGGGATCAGCCGTGGAATCTGGTGCTCGAAGTGGCCCAGCACCTGGGGGAGAATACGGTCCGCTGCGTCGCCATGGACACGACCGAAGGGCTGGTGCGCGGCATGGAGGTGATGGACACCGGAGCCGGGATCACGGTGCCGGTCGGGGCAGAGACGCTCGGCAGGGTTCTGAACGTGATCGGGGAGCCGGTCGACGAAGGCGAGCCGATCAAGGCTAAAAAGTACTACCCGATCCACCGGCCGACCCCGGAGTTCGTCGACCAGGAAACGAAGGTTCAGGCGCTGGAGACCGGGATCAAGGTCGTCGACCTGCTCGCCCCTTACGCGCGCGGCGGAAAGATCGGGCTGTTCGGGGGCGCCGGCGTGGGCAAGACGGTCATCCTCATGGAGCTGATCAACAACGTCGCGATGAAGCACGGCGGCTACTCGGTGTTCGGAGGAGTCGGCGAACGCACGCGCGAGGGCAACGATCTCTGGCTGGAAATGAAGGAGTCCGGCGTCATCAACAAGGCCGCGCTGGTCTACGGCCAGATGAACGAGCCTCCCGGGGCCCGCGCGCGGGTGGCGCTCACCGCGCTGACGCTTGCGGAGTACTTCCGCGACGAAGAGGGCCGGGACGTGTTGCTGTTCATCGACAACATCTTCCGCTTCACGCAGGCGAACTCGGAGGTCTCGACCCTGCTCGGCCGCATGCCCTCGGCGGTCGGCTACCAGCCGACGCTCGCCACGGACCTCGGCGAGCTGCAGGAGCGAATCACCACCACCCGCAAGGGCTCGATCACTTCGGTTCAGGCGATCTACGTGCCGGCCGACGACCTCACCGACCCCGCGCCGGCGACGACCTTCGCCCACCTGGACGCCACCACCGTGCTGTCACGCCAGATCGCCGAGCTGGGGATCTACCCGGCGGTCGATCCGCTCGATTCGACCTCCCGGATCCTGGACCCGCACATCGTCGGGACCGAGCACTACGAGACCGCCCGCAGCGTGCAGTTGATCCTCCAGCGGTACAAGGACCTGCAGGACATCATCGCGATCCTGGGCATGGACGAGCTTTCGGAGGAAGACAAGCTGATCGTGGCGCGGGCGCGCAAGATCCAGCGCTTCCTGTCGCAGCCGTTTCACGTGGCGGAAGCGTTCACCGGGACTCCGGGCGTTTACGTGGAGCTGAAGGACACCATCAAGGGATTCAAGGAGATCGTTGAGGGCAAGCACGACGATATCCCGGAGCAGGCCTTTTACATGGTGGGGACGATCGAGCAGGCGCTCGAGAAAGCCGAGCGGTTGGCGGCGCAGTAAGGACTGCCCATGGCGCAGAGCATCCGATTGCGGGTCGTCACTCCGAGCCGGCTCTTGCTGGACGAGGAGGTCGAAGAAGTGACCGCTCCCGGCGCACTGGGGGAGTTCGGGGTGCTGCCCGACCATATCGCCTTCCTGTCGCTGCTCGAGCCAGGAGAGCTGAGCTACAGGCAGGGGGCGAGCAGGACCTATCTCGCCGTCCGGGGCGGATACGCGGAGGTGCTGGACAACACGGTGACGGTGCTCGCGGATGCGGCGGAATTCCGCGAGGAGATCGACGTCGAGCGGGCGCGGGAAGCGCGCGACGGCGCCGAGAGGCGGATGCAGCAGTTGAATCCCGACGACCCTGAGTACGCGGCAGCCCAGGCCGTGCAGCGCTGGGCGGTCGTGGAGCTGCGGGTTGCAAACCGCGAAGGGCGGAAATAGTCTGGAAGATCAGGAGGGAAACGCTATGGCTGCGACGGCGGCAAAACAGGAACCCGTCATCACGATGTGGAGCAAGGAGTTCACCTACGATCGCTGGATGAAGTCCATCGGCATCCCGATCCATACCGGGTACCATATCGAGGACCTGCGCACCGTGGAGCTGGAATGGTGGGAGGAGCGGCAGTGCAAGGCCGCCTTCATTCAGCTCATGGGGCAGGAAGGAGTGACCTCGACGCGGGTGACCGAAATCGCTCCCGGGAAATCGCTGCCGCCGGTCAAGTTCGCTCTCGATGAGCTGGTCTACGTCTGCTCGGGGCGGGGCTTGACGACCGTCTGGGGCGGCAACAGCCCGAAGAAGAGCTTCGAGTGGCAGGAACATTCGCTGTTCCTGGTGCCGCGCAACTACCACCACGTTTTCACCAACATGCAGGGCGACAAGCCGGTGCGGCTGCTGCACTACAGCTACCTGCCGATGGCGATGTCGGCGCTGCCCGATCCCGAGGTCTATTTCAACAGCCCCTTCGAGCCGAAAAACGGCGCGCTGGACGGGGATTTTTACTCCGAGGCGAAGCTGGTGCAGGCCAAGAACGCGGACGAGGGCCTGGGCATGAGAGCTTTCTGGTACGGGAATTTCTTCCCCGATATGCGCGCCTGGAACAAGCTCGACGCCAACGAGCGCCGCGGCGCGGGCGGCAAGAGCGTATTCATCCAGTTCCCGAACTCCGAGCTGACCGCCCACATGTCGGTGTTCGCGCCCAAGACTTACAAGAAAGCACACCGGCACGGCCCCGGCCGCGCCATCGTCATTCCCGCGGGCGAGGGCTATACGATCATGTGGGAGGAGGGCAAGGAGAAGATCGTTTGCCCGTGGCACGAATGCAGC
Encoded here:
- the atpG gene encoding ATP synthase F1 subunit gamma; amino-acid sequence: MATLKAIRKRIGSIRNTQQITKAMKMVSAAKLRRAQEAAVAARPYAEKMAELLRNVAARLPAEAHPLLRAREEARIDLVLFTSDRGLCGGYNANLIRAAEAFARREGAGKEIRLVAVGRKGADYFRRRGAQFADRYLNVLATPAEALAAEIASKLIGRFISGETDAVYLLYARFRSALSQIPTLEKLLPMAVGGAAQPDQLTEYLYEPGLEALLASLLPRVTAIAIQRALLEATASEHGARMTAMDSATTNASKMMAALTLQMNRARQASITRELMEIVGTAEALK
- the atpD gene encoding F0F1 ATP synthase subunit beta — translated: MNTGKITQVLGAVIDVEFSDGAIPPIYNALRVTNPAIGDQPWNLVLEVAQHLGENTVRCVAMDTTEGLVRGMEVMDTGAGITVPVGAETLGRVLNVIGEPVDEGEPIKAKKYYPIHRPTPEFVDQETKVQALETGIKVVDLLAPYARGGKIGLFGGAGVGKTVILMELINNVAMKHGGYSVFGGVGERTREGNDLWLEMKESGVINKAALVYGQMNEPPGARARVALTALTLAEYFRDEEGRDVLLFIDNIFRFTQANSEVSTLLGRMPSAVGYQPTLATDLGELQERITTTRKGSITSVQAIYVPADDLTDPAPATTFAHLDATTVLSRQIAELGIYPAVDPLDSTSRILDPHIVGTEHYETARSVQLILQRYKDLQDIIAILGMDELSEEDKLIVARARKIQRFLSQPFHVAEAFTGTPGVYVELKDTIKGFKEIVEGKHDDIPEQAFYMVGTIEQALEKAERLAAQ
- a CDS encoding F0F1 ATP synthase subunit epsilon, with translation MAQSIRLRVVTPSRLLLDEEVEEVTAPGALGEFGVLPDHIAFLSLLEPGELSYRQGASRTYLAVRGGYAEVLDNTVTVLADAAEFREEIDVERAREARDGAERRMQQLNPDDPEYAAAQAVQRWAVVELRVANREGRK
- a CDS encoding cupin domain-containing protein, producing MAATAAKQEPVITMWSKEFTYDRWMKSIGIPIHTGYHIEDLRTVELEWWEERQCKAAFIQLMGQEGVTSTRVTEIAPGKSLPPVKFALDELVYVCSGRGLTTVWGGNSPKKSFEWQEHSLFLVPRNYHHVFTNMQGDKPVRLLHYSYLPMAMSALPDPEVYFNSPFEPKNGALDGDFYSEAKLVQAKNADEGLGMRAFWYGNFFPDMRAWNKLDANERRGAGGKSVFIQFPNSELTAHMSVFAPKTYKKAHRHGPGRAIVIPAGEGYTIMWEEGKEKIVCPWHECSMLTPPNKWFHQHFNAGGEMARYLALHPPMQFHGHAEKIEDRARDQIEYPDEDPWIRQKFEEELGKRGIKSEMPPECYTNRDYEWSKSMGKQ